A section of the Pochonia chlamydosporia 170 chromosome 2, whole genome shotgun sequence genome encodes:
- a CDS encoding major facilitator superfamily protein (similar to Neofusicoccum parvum UCRNP2 XP_007586587.1), with protein MTATSLRKSDEPGTTTPQSPWSPPKIQVADLEEWSLLLHSTSRPVLVHLNADTTWLLQLPYPSSTTPPPGRSRFNILLDPWLQGPQSDVASWFSTQWHVVAPSVATITELNKLLRDTEGRPTASDTNNGHNQLSGSKAQPLAHQENALKQLEQLEPETEPGPSEEHGAVSFIDVVAISHEFTDHCHRATLEELPPSTPVFAADVAADLIRSWGHFDQVITTPALGSGVEWSRLTVGPLPDWVAIGRVITAGNALYYHAATLVAFDLQAGDGCEAVIYSPHGIDSKDLTEIESSRIKTLALLHGLHDVRIWMTKQLNLGALNGIKAVSACGAKYWVATHDEVKKGGGFIAPLLQRTSYTFKDALRHEEERLKHSVDKQLPPYQFIELGSGDGLVLM; from the coding sequence ATGACAGCCACCAGTTTGCGGAAATCTGACGAACCAGGTACGACTACGCCACAATCGCCATGGTCGCCGCCAAAAATTCAAGTCGCCGACCTAGAAGAATGGTCATTGCTCCTACATTCGACTTCTCGTCCAGTGCTTGTCCACCTTAATGCGGATACAACATGGCTCTTACAACTCCCATACCCGTCATCCACAACTCCACCCCCAGGTCGCTCCAGGTTCAACATCCTGTTGGACCCATGGCTTCAAGGGCCACAGAGTGATGTTGCGTCGTGGTTCAGCACTCAGTGGCACGTTGTTGCCCCAAGCGTTGCCACTATTACCGAGTTGAACAAGTTACTACGAGACACTGAGGGTCGTCCCACAGCAAGTGACACAAACAACGGCCACAACCAGCTGTCCGGGTCGAAAGCCCAGCCACTTGCCCACCAGGAGAATGCGTTGAAGCAGTTGGAACAGTTGGAGCCCGAGACGGAGCCAGGGCCATCGGAAGAACATGGCGCTGTATCGTTTATCGACGTTGTTGCAATTTCCCACGAGTTTACTGACCACTGCCACCGAGCGACATTGGAAGAATTACCTCCCTCTACGCCTGTGTTTGCTGCCGATGTGGCCGCGGACCTCATTCGTAGTTGGGGCCATTTCGACCAAGTCATCACGACGCCAGCTCTAGGTAGCGGGGTGGAATGGTCCCGACTGACAGTTGGTCCATTGCCAGATTGGGTGGCCATTGGGCGTGTAATCACCGCAGGAAACGCGTTGTATTATCATGCGGCAACGCttgttgcctttgacctACAAGCCGGCGATGGTTGCGAGGCTGTCATCTACTCACCCCACggcattgacagcaaagATTTGACAGAAATTGAGTCGTCCCGCATCAAAACCCTGGCTCTCCTTCATGGCTTGCACGATGTGCGCATTTGGATGACCAAACAACTAAATCTTGGCGCTTTGAATGGCATCAAGGCTGTAAGTGCCTGTGGTGCAAAATATTGGGTTGCGACACACGACGAGGTCAAGAAAGGGGGTGGGTTTATCGCTCCACTCCTCCAGAGAACCTCCTATACCTTCAAAGATGCTCTTCGCCACGAGGAAGAACGGCTAAAACACTCGGTTGATAAACAGTTACCGCCATATCAATTTATAGAGCTCGGTTCAGGAGATGGTCTTGTCCTCATGTAG